One part of the Quercus lobata isolate SW786 chromosome 7, ValleyOak3.0 Primary Assembly, whole genome shotgun sequence genome encodes these proteins:
- the LOC115953201 gene encoding uncharacterized protein LOC115953201 — MASSCDDFSLLDDDHDHAHHHSHQSNPNPNHPHPSSHHLHQTYAPHRFSTRATTQIHAPPTQQQTQSIISSSIAASPQGINGGEQQEGDEEEEEEEDDGEDYNDAGFCSNPYDNGGAEPNRVRVDVRSEKRKDRDELSDGANNYGYNKKSKPSGSAGASGGEYRKDREEWSDAAIACLLDAYTDKFTQLNRGNLRGRDWEEVAATVSERCEKQTKSVEQCKNKVDNLKKRYKLERQRMTNGGISVSHWPWFKHMENIVGNSLPVKAAAGGDDDKGGGSSATTPRQSKRSAIAMPGPVGPINNVKSKSMSNPRWRRVVFKVSGVALAGTGPNNIDPKVVMLIAREVAIACRLGVEVAIVVGGRNFFCGDTWVTATGLERCTAYQIGMMATVMNSVLLQSALEKLGVQTRVQTAFTMLEVAEPYSRQRAIRHLEKGRVVIFGGIGSGFGHPTFSTDTAAAVRASEIHADAVLKGTNVDGVYDCTSRDNNFTFEHISFSDLTARGATSMDTMALNYCDENSIPVVVFNLLEPGNISKALCGEQVGTLIDQSGRIS; from the exons ATGGCTTCCTCCTGTGACGACTTCTCTCTCCTCGATGACGATCACGATCACGCtcaccaccacagccaccaatctaaccctaaccctaaccaTCCTCACCCTAGCTCTCATCACCTCCACCAAACCTACGCGCCTCACCGATTCTCCACCAGAGCGACGACTCAGATCCACGCGCCGCCGACGCAGCAGCAGACTCAGTCGATTATATCCTCCTCCATCGCCGCGAGTCCGCAGGGAATCAACGGCGGTGAGCAGCAAGAAGgggatgaggaggaggaggaggaagaggacgATGGCGAAGATTACAATGACGCTGGTTTTTGTTCGAATCCGTATGATAATGGCGGTGCTGAGCCGAATCGGGTTAGAGTCGATGTGCGGAGCGAGAAGAGGAAGGATCGCGATGAGCTCAGCGATGGAGCTAACAATTACGGGTATAACAAGAAATCGAAGCCCTCCGGCAGTGCTGGAGCTTCCGGTGGAGAGTATCGAAAGGACAGGGAGGAGTGGAGCGACGCGGCGATCGCGTGCCTTCTCGATGCGTATACGGATAAGTTCACGCAGCTGAATCGAGGGAATCTGAGAGGGAGGGACTGGGAGGAGGTGGCGGCGACGGTGAGCGAGCGGTGCGAGAAGCAGACGAAGAGTGTGGAGCAGTGTAAGAACAAGGTGGACAATTTGAAGAAGCGGTACAAGCTCGAGCGCCAGAGGATGACCAATGGTGGCATTTCGGTTAGCCACTGGCCGTGGTTTAAGCACATGGAGAACATTGTCGGGAATTCGCTGCCGGTGAAGGCTGCAGCCGGCGGTGATGACGACAAAGGCGGTGGATCTTCCGCGACCACGCCGAGGCAATCAAAGAG ATCTGCAATTGCAATGCCTGGTCCTGTGGGTCCAATAAACAAtgtcaaatcaaaatcaatgtcAAATCCTAGATGGCGGAGAGTAGTCTTCAAAGTTAGTGGTGTTGCTCTTGCTGGCACTGGCCCTAACAATATTGACCCAAAG gTGGTAATGTTGATTGCAAGAGAAGTTGCAATTGCTTGCCGCCTTGGTGTAGAG GTGGCAATTGTTGTTGGAGGTCGTAACTTCTTTTGTGGAGATACATGGGTAACTGCAACAGGTTTAGAAAGATGTACTGCATACCAGATAGG AATGATGGCAACTGTGATGAATTCTGTATTGCTCCAGTCAGCATTAGAGAAGTTGGGTGTTCAGACGCGTGTACAAACTGCATTCACAATGTTGGAGGTTGCTGAACCATATAGTAGGCAAAGGGCCATCCGGCATCTTGAAAAAGGCAGAGTTGTAATTTTTGGTGGCATTGGTTCTGGTTTTGGACACCCAACCTTTTCCACTGACACAGCTGCTGCTGTTCGAGCTTCAGAAA tTCACGCCGATGCAGTCCTCAAGGGTACCAATGTTGATGGTGTGTATGACTGTACCTCCCGTGACAACAATTTTACCTTTGAGCACATCTCTTTCAGTGATTTGACCGCCAGAGGTGCCACCTCCATGGACACAATGGCACTGAACTATTGTGATGAGAACAGCATTCCTG TCGTGGTCTTTAATCTTCTAGAGCCTGGAAACATCTCAAAAGCGCTATGTGGAGAGCAAGTTGGTACACTGATTGATCAAAGTGGAAGGATTAGCTAA